The following DNA comes from Myxococcales bacterium.
GACGCTCGAAGAGGTGATCACCGCCAAGCTCTTCGGCACGACGGTGAAAGCGGGCGACACCGTGCATTTGAAGTCCGGCTACCACGGCGAGATGGCCGTGAGCGGTGGCAGCTATGCGCCGCCCATCACGGTCGTCTCCGACGTTGGCCTCGGTGCCAAGCTCCGCCACGTGCGTTTCACGAGCACCAGCGGTTGGGTGCTCCGAGGGGTGTCGGTCAGCCCCTCGTACGGCACGGCCGGAGGGGCGATCACCATGATCGAGGTCCAGACCAACGCCTCCAAGATCACGGTGGAGGACTCGGAGGCCTTCAGCGTCGCGGACTCGAAGGCTTGGGGGGTGTCGGAGTGGCTCCAGAGCGCGAGCAACGGCATTTCCGTCCGGGGCAGTGACTCGACGGCGCGCAACAACAAGGTCAAGAACGTGCGCTTCGGCATCACCGCAGATGCGTCGAAGGTCGTGATCGAGGGCAACACGGTCGAGAATTTTTCGGCGGACGGTCTGCGCGGCCTGGGGGACGACGAGACCTTTCAGTACAACCTGATCAAGAACTCGTACCTCGACGACTCGGTGGACACGAACCACGACGACGGTTTTCAGAGCTGGTCCGTCGGGCCCGGTGGCGTGGGCACCGGCGAGGTCAAGAACATGGTGCTGCGCGGCAACGTGATCATCAACGCCGAGAACCCCGCCCAACCCCTGAAGGGAACGCTGCAGGGCATTGGTTGTTTCGACGGCACGTTCGTCGGCTGGGTGGTCGAGAACAACGTCGTCATCACCAACCACTGGCATGGCATTTCGCTCTACGGCGCGCGCGACTCGCGGATCGTCAACAACACCGTGATCGACAACGAGGCTGGTAAACCGGGGCCGCCGTGGATCCTGGTCACCAAACACAAAGATGGCACACCGAGCCAGAACGTCGTCGTGCGCAACAACCTGACGACGGATCTCGACGTCAGTGGCACGAACGTGGTCGAGGACCACAACGTCGTCCTGGGCGCGAACCTCGCCAACTATTTCGTCAACCCTGCGAGCTGGGATCTGCACTTGTTGAAGACCTCCCCCGCGGTGGATCAGGGCTCGACGGATCAAGCGCCGGCGCTCGACGCGGACAAGATCCCCCGGCCGCAGGGAGCCGGGATCGATCTGGGCGCCTACGAGTGGCACGACTCGACCGTCGTGCCCGTCGGCGGCACGGGCGGCGGCGGCACCGGCGGCGGAAGCTCCGTCGGCGGCGCGGCCGGCGGCGGCAGCGGTGGGACTGCGAGCGGCGGCGCGAGTGGCTCTGCGGGCAACCCCAGCGGTGGCAGCGGCGCCACGGCGAGCGGCGGCGGCGGCAAGGCCGGCGCCGGCAACAGCGGCGGGACGGGCGGCGCCGGCAAGAGCAGCGACGGCGGTGATGACGGCGGCTGCGGCTGTCGGCTCGCGGGTCAGGACGGCGAGAGCCAGCTGCCTCTGTGGCTGCTCGGCGCGCTGCTCGGCGCAAGCGCGCTGCTCCGCGGACGCGGGCGTGGGCGGCGTTCGCGCTCCACGAGCTGAGCGTCCGAACGCTCAGCTCGTCCAGACGTACTCGATCGGCACGTCGATGCCATCGAGCAGGCTGAGGCGCACCGGGCAAGTGTTTGCGCGGTGCTCGAGGCGCTGCCGAGCGTCGGCTTCGACCTTGGCGGCGAGCTCGGCGGGGAACACGACCTTCACGCCGAGGCGCGCCACGCGGCGGGGTGGCGCGGCGGTCATGTGTTTCTTCACATGCACGGTGGTGCCGCCGAGACTGAGCGCCAGCTCCTGGGCCAGGATCCCCATCACCGTGATCATGCAGGTCCCGAGCGCCGTCGCCAGGAGATCGGTCGGGGAGAACGCCGCCCCTCTGCCGTGGTTGTCGACGGGTGCGTCGGTCTCGAGCCTCGCCTGCGACGGTCCGTGGGTGGCGTTGCAGTGCAGGTCCCCCTCGTAGGTGATGAAGATGTCGACCACGTTTGTCTCCTCCGCCGAGCCTGGTATGAGCCCCGGCCCATGGACATTCTGCTCGTTCGCCACGGAGAGAGCGAGGCCAACGCCGAAGGCCGCCTGCAGGGGTCCCTCGATTATCCGTTGTCCGAGCGCGGGCGCGCCCAGGCCAGGCAGCTCGCGCGGTGGCTCGGGCACAACGGCGTTGCCTGGGACGCGGCCTACACGTCGCCGCTCCTGCGAGCCCGCCAGACGGCGGAGATCCTGACCACCGCCCGGGGTGAGGTCGACGCCAGCATCGAGCCGGATCTGGCGGAGCTTCGCGCGGGCTCCCTCGAGGGGCTCACACGCGACGAAATCGAGGCCCGCCACTCCGAATACGTGAAGCGCGGGGTCACCGATCTCGGGGACTTCTCCGAGTTCGGCGGCGAGAGCTACGACGAGGTACAGGTGCGGGTCGAGCGTCTGCTCGGAGTGCTGATCGCGCGTCATCGCGCGGCGGACGCGCGAGTGCTCCTGGTCGCTCACGGCGGCGTGAACTTTCAGCTGCTCAAGCGGCTGATCTGCCTGCCGGTGCCCCGGGTGTGCATCGTGCGCATGGGCAACTGCGGAGTGACGCAAGTGAAGCTGAGGGAGCGCCGTGGCACCTTCATGGGTGAGCTCTCGTGGCACCTGCCCATCGAGATGATGGGCGAGGTCACCTCCGCCGACACCGGCGCGTTGTTCCGCTGAGCAATCAGCCCGCCCCGATTGGTAGTCGGGCCGGCCAGCAACAAAGGGGCACGGCTGAGGTGCCCCCGCCTCGCCCGGCCCTCGGCCGCTGTCGCGGCCTCGTGACGGTCGTTCCCCCCCAAGCGTCGGTCCTCGGCCGCTCTCGCGGCCTGCGGGTCGCCGCGGGGGGGGAGGCGTCGGCGAGAGCTGGAAGGTCAGCGCCGAGGACCGAGCGGTCGGCGAAGGCAGCGGCCGCCGTGCTCACGCCCTGAGACGGTCCGGGCACACCCCCACAAAGGGTGTGCCGGCAGGTGCTCGTGGTCTCGGCAGCGGCAGCGTCGTGGGCACGAACGCGAGCTGGAGAGACTCCAGCGGCGGCCGGCTCGCTGTCGAGAGCCGCTACTCGACCACCCCTGGATCGAACCGAGCCCCCGGGCGACGGTCGCCGTGATGTGCTGCGGCGCATCGCCTACAGCCTGCTGGCCCTCGGGCGTGGCGGACGCTGCGCAGCGCGCGGCGGCTTGCCCCGAGAGAGAGCCGCGCTTACCCTGAAACCTTCTTGGGCTCTCACGCGTACCTGTCGAGCATGCGTTTGTCTTTGGGTCAGCGCGGGCTCGGGCTCGCCTTTTCCGCGCTCCTTTGCCTGAGCTGCGGCAAGGACGACTCGAGCGGGGCCGCCTCGGGCGGCGGAGGCAGCGGCGGTAGCGGGGGCACCTCGGGCAGCGGTGGCTCCGGCGGGACCGCCGGGGCGGCGGGCAGCGCGGGGGCCGCGCCGTGCACGAACGACGGCGGGCCCAACGCGGTGTGTGTGCTCTCGGTCAAGGGCCGCGCCGTCGACGCGCTGGGTTCACCCGTCCCGGGGCTGTCCACGAGTGTGTGCGGCTCCGTGTGCTGGTACGGCGAGTCGGACGCGACGGGTGCGTTCACGGTCACGGTGGGTGAACGCATCCCCGTCGACCAGTACTCGAGCTTGCCCCACGGCCGACCCGATCGGACGAACTTCTACTTCGCGCTGCCATCCGCCGCGTCGGAGATCATCGACGTCGGGGATCTCACGCTGCTCGATCTGCCGAAGACCGGCCCGGGTCTGGTCGTTCGCTCCGACAAACAGGGCGCACCGGCGCAGAGCGTGAAGTCCGGGGAGCTGACCCTTTCCGTCAGCGCCGGCACCCAGGTGAAGCTCGACGTCGAAGACGTCGCCCTCGACGCCGCGGGGAAACAGTTCCGGGCGCTGTCCGTGCCTGCCGCTCAGCGCGCTCTGTTCGCGCCGGCGAGCCTGAACCTGGTCGCGCTCTTTGCGCTGACCCCCTTCGAGTCGGCCATCGTCGATGAAACGACCGCGCTCCCCGCGCTGGCTCAGCTGAGCGCGGACAACACCCCCAACTTGCCGGCGGGCACGCCGGTCGAGTGGCTCGCCCTCGGCAGTTATCTGTTCGACGACTGGGTGAAACCCGCGGCCTTCGCGGTGGTGGCAACGGGCAGCGTGAGCGCGGACGGTGCTCGCATCGAGATGGACGCGGGGCAGGGTGTCCGCTACCTTACGTGGGTCGGAGTCCGAGCGAAGCCATGAAGGAGAGACTCGTACGTCGCATCGCCCACGGGCTCGCGCTCGTCGCGTCGTTCTCTCTGGCCGTGGCCTGTGGTTCGGATGACAGCTCTGGCGGCGGCGGCGGCGGGAGTGTTGCCTCCGGCGGTGGCGGCGTCAGCAGTGGCGGCGTCAGCAGTGGCGGCGTCGGCAGCGGCGGCGTCAACAGCGGTGGCGGGAGCGCCGGCATTGCGTCGGGTGGCGTGGCCGGGCAGGGGCTCGACGCCGGCACCGACGCACCGATCAACTACGGCCCGTATCCCGCGGGCCCCTACGGGAACAACGTGGGCGACACCATCGCAAACCTGGCGTGGGAAGGTTACCTCAACGTCGCGGCTCAGGTGTCCTCGGACACGCTCCCTTACGTCGACTACTCCACCGACGAGATGCGGAAGAGTGGCAAGCCCTTCGGCTTGATCCACATTTCCGCGTTCACCTGACCCGGCTGTAAGAAGGCCGCCCAGGTCTTGGGCGGGGCACAGCAGAAGGGCAAGGCGGCCATCGAGGCGGGTGGGGTGGTCGTCGATGTCCTCCACTCGGGCGACGTGCTCGCGTGGATCAAGGCTGAAGATCTGCACATCAGCGTCGTGAAACCGAAGGACGGTGAGACCCTGAGCCAGCTCGTCTCTCGTGAGTGGACCTACGTCGTCGACCTGAAGACGATGAAGATCGTGTGGAAGGGCTTCGGCAGCTACGACGGCAGCAAACCGTCGAGCGTGGACGCGGGTCTGGTCGAGCTGATGAGCTTGCTCGGCAAGTAGCCCCCCGCGAAGTCGGTGGGACCTGCGCCTGGCTTGTGCCGCACCAAGATCGAGGGCATCGATCAGGGGGTGAAGGGTCGAGGCAGCTCGCGAGCCTACGCAGGCAGGACGGGTCTTCGCGGCGCAGTCGTCGGGGCCTTGATTTGTTTGTGCGGGGTCGCCTGTGGTGAGCCGCCACCGCCCGCGCCGTCGGCGGTGATCCGCGCTTGCCCCGCGAGCGTGTGTGTGGGCGACGACTTCACGACCAGTATCCACCTCGACGCCAAAAAGAGCGCGCCGAGCCTGACGCTGGTGGAGGC
Coding sequences within:
- a CDS encoding right-handed parallel beta-helix repeat-containing protein yields the protein MKRSLFAITLGALTVSLGSPASAADFYVDPATGSAANDGSAAKPWKTLEEVITAKLFGTTVKAGDTVHLKSGYHGEMAVSGGSYAPPITVVSDVGLGAKLRHVRFTSTSGWVLRGVSVSPSYGTAGGAITMIEVQTNASKITVEDSEAFSVADSKAWGVSEWLQSASNGISVRGSDSTARNNKVKNVRFGITADASKVVIEGNTVENFSADGLRGLGDDETFQYNLIKNSYLDDSVDTNHDDGFQSWSVGPGGVGTGEVKNMVLRGNVIINAENPAQPLKGTLQGIGCFDGTFVGWVVENNVVITNHWHGISLYGARDSRIVNNTVIDNEAGKPGPPWILVTKHKDGTPSQNVVVRNNLTTDLDVSGTNVVEDHNVVLGANLANYFVNPASWDLHLLKTSPAVDQGSTDQAPALDADKIPRPQGAGIDLGAYEWHDSTVVPVGGTGGGGTGGGSSVGGAAGGGSGGTASGGASGSAGNPSGGSGATASGGGGKAGAGNSGGTGGAGKSSDGGDDGGCGCRLAGQDGESQLPLWLLGALLGASALLRGRGRGRRSRSTS
- a CDS encoding OsmC family protein, whose product is MVDIFITYEGDLHCNATHGPSQARLETDAPVDNHGRGAAFSPTDLLATALGTCMITVMGILAQELALSLGGTTVHVKKHMTAAPPRRVARLGVKVVFPAELAAKVEADARQRLEHRANTCPVRLSLLDGIDVPIEYVWTS
- a CDS encoding histidine phosphatase family protein → MDILLVRHGESEANAEGRLQGSLDYPLSERGRAQARQLARWLGHNGVAWDAAYTSPLLRARQTAEILTTARGEVDASIEPDLAELRAGSLEGLTRDEIEARHSEYVKRGVTDLGDFSEFGGESYDEVQVRVERLLGVLIARHRAADARVLLVAHGGVNFQLLKRLICLPVPRVCIVRMGNCGVTQVKLRERRGTFMGELSWHLPIEMMGEVTSADTGALFR